One segment of Brassica napus cultivar Da-Ae chromosome C3, Da-Ae, whole genome shotgun sequence DNA contains the following:
- the LOC106397874 gene encoding zinc finger CCCH domain-containing protein 36-like, with translation MDTLKRGRPEANSNGAGFKKSKQEMESTGLGSKSKPCTKYFSTSGCPFGENCHFSHYVPGGYNAVAQLTNMAPPMPQVSRNMQGRFSGRGDSGPGHVSSFGASATAKISVDASLAGAIIGKGGVSSKQIYRQTGAKLTIQDHERDPNLKNIELEGTFELINEASVMVRELIGRLNSAARRPPGGGGGGVGSEGKPHPGSNFKTKMCERFSKGSCTFGDRCHFAHGEAELRRSGISS, from the exons AGATGGAATCAACTGGTTTAGGAAGCAAATCGAAGCCATGCACTAAATATTTCAG CACTTCTGGCTGTCCTTTTGGAGAGAACTGCCATTTCTCGCATTATGTCCCCGGAGGATACAATGCTGTAGCACAGCTGACAAACATGGCTCCACCCATGCCTCAAGTTTCAAGAAACATGCAAGGGAGATTCTCAGGGAGAGGAGACTCTGGTCCTGGCCACGTCTCTAGCTTTGGTGCCTCGGCCACTGCAAAAATCAGCGTGGATGCTTCATTGGCAGGCGCAATCATTGGAAAAGGTGGAGTCAGTTCTAAACAGATATATCGTCAAACTGGGGCGAAGTTAACGATTCAAGATCACGAGAGAGACCCCAACCTGAAGAACATTGAGCTTGAAGGAACGTTTGAGCTGATAAACGAGGCGAGCGTGATGGTTAGAGAGCTTATTGGGAGGCTTAACTCGGCAGCGAGGAGACCacctggtggtggtggtggtggggtTGGTTCTGAAGGGAAACCGCATCCAGGGAGCAACTTCAAGACGAAGATGTGTGAGAGATTCTCTAAAGGAAGCTGTACGTTTGGTGATAGATGTCACTTTGCACACGGGGAAGCGGAGCTACGCAGGTCAGGAATCTCCTCCTGA